The DNA region CCCGATGATTTCGCGGCGTGCCATATCCACGCTGGTGTTGAACTGCGGGAATTGTCGCAGCGCCGACGCGACCACCTTGACCAGCACGGCCGTCAGCGTAAGTCGCCCGCCCGCCTGCTCGACCTTCTGCGCGTAGCGTTTGCGCAGGACTTCGAGCTCGGTGATGTCGGCGCTGTCGTATTGCGTGACCTGCGGAATCACCTGCCACGCGTGCGAGAGATGTTCCGCCGTAGCCTGCCGCACACTACTCATCGCTTTTCGCTCGATCTTGCCGAAACGCGAAAAATCGGGTAGTGGAATTTCTGCGGACGGCGCAGAGGGAACCATCGGTGCTACACTCGCCATCGCACGAACGTCTTCTTCGGTGATTCGTCCTTCCGGGCCGCTGCCTTTCACCGAGGAGAGATCCACGCCCATTTCACGCGCAACGCGACGTACTCCGGGCGAGGCAGGAATCTCGGCGGCATCGGTGGGTGTGGATGACGGCTCGGCCTCCTTCGTTTTAGAGAGAGCTTCGGCAGGAGGAGCAGCTTCCTTCTTGGGCGGTGCAGAGACGGCCAGCTCGGCATTCGGATCGGTCTCGATACTGAACACGACCTGCCCTACGTCCACCTTGTCTCCCTCTTCGACGTGGATTACTGCTATTCGACCTTCCACTTCCGAAGGCACTTCCACGATGGCCTTGCCCGTCTCAAGTTCGAACAGCGATTGCTCGGGCTTGACCTCGTCTCCCACCTTCACCATAATCTTGACGATCTCACCGTTCTCGATGTTTTCGCCAAGATCAGGAATCTTGAATTCAACTAACATGATGTCTCCAATCTATTCGATCCGGGCACGGCAGACCGTGCCTGTGCGAGTTAAGTCAGTATCGGCGCCACCCTCGCTGGATCAATCTGCATATCCCTGATCGCTCCAGCTATCATAGTCGCGTTTACTTCTCCTGCGCGCATGAGTTGATAGAGTGCCGCGAGGGCAATGTGCCGCGCGTCCACCTCGAAGAACGCTCTCAACTCGGCACGCCCGTCGGATCGGCCGAAACCGTCCGTACCGAGTGTATGCAGTGGGCCGGGCAAATGCGCAGCGATTGATTCGGGCAAGGCCTTCACATAATCGCTGGCCGCCACGAACACATGCTCGCCCTCGCCGAACACCTGCGTCACGTATGGCACGCGCGGCGTCTCTTCAGGATGCAGCAGGTTCCAGCGCGCGCCGGCCAAAGCGTCGCGATGCAGCTCTTTGTAGCTGGTCACGCTCCACACGTCGGCATGAACTCCATACTTTTCGGCCAGCATCTCCTGAGCCTTCACCGCTTCGTTCAGGATCGTCCCGCTGCCCAGAAGATGTACCTTTTGTTTGCCGTTTGCACTCCCTGCGCTCTTGAAACCATAGATGCCGCGCAGAATCCCGTCCGCCACTCCTTCCGGCATCGGCGGCTGCGCGTAGTTCTCGTTCATCAGTGTGATGTAATAGAAAATGCTCTCCTGTTTCTCGTACATCCGCCGCAGTCCCTCGCGAATGATCACCGCTAATTCATAGGCAAAAGCGGGATCATACGCGACCAGATTCGGAATCGGATACGCCAGCAGATGACTGTTCCCGTCCTGATGCTGCAATCCTTCTCCCGCCAACGTGGTGCGCCCCGCCGTCCCGCCGAGTAGGAATCCCCGCGTCTGCATGTCACCCGCCGCCCACGCCAAGTCCCCGATCCGTTGCAGGCCGAACATCGAGTAATAAATGTAAAACGGAATCACCGGCACGCCGTGACTCGCATACGACGTCCCCGCCGCAATGAACGAAGACATCGAGCCCGCTTCGGTGATTCCTTCCTCGATGATCTGCCCGTCGGTGGCTTCGCGATAGTAGAGGAGATTTTCGCGATCCACCGGCTCATAGACCTGACCGATGTGCGAGTAGATTCCGAATTGCCGGAACAACGATTCCATCCCGAAGGTGCGCGCTTCATCGGGAACGATCGGCACCA from bacterium includes:
- a CDS encoding 2-oxo acid dehydrogenase subunit E2, whose translation is MLVEFKIPDLGENIENGEIVKIMVKVGDEVKPEQSLFELETGKAIVEVPSEVEGRIAVIHVEEGDKVDVGQVVFSIETDPNAELAVSAPPKKEAAPPAEALSKTKEAEPSSTPTDAAEIPASPGVRRVAREMGVDLSSVKGSGPEGRITEEDVRAMASVAPMVPSAPSAEIPLPDFSRFGKIERKAMSSVRQATAEHLSHAWQVIPQVTQYDSADITELEVLRKRYAQKVEQAGGRLTLTAVLVKVVASALRQFPQFNTSVDMARREIIGKDYVNVGVAVDTERGLLVPVIRSADEKNITELAIELIELSKKAHNRQLGPTDLEGGTFSITNLGTVGGTHFSPIVNWPEVAILGISRAGMEPVWKDNQFVPRLMLQLSLSYDHRVIDGADGARFLRWICEALEQPFFMALEG
- the aceE gene encoding pyruvate dehydrogenase (acetyl-transferring), homodimeric type, which codes for KVIWGDDWDPLIEADRDGLLVQRMNDAVDGDYQKYSVEPGSYTREHFFSTDPRLLKLVEHLSDDEIHRLRRGGHDPEKVYAAYQAAVEHTGSPTVILAKTIKGYGLGDAAEARNITHQQKKMDTKAVKEFAERFRIPIPETQLEEVPYYRPPQNSPEIQYLCERRKALGGPVPRRMISCPSVSVQEPDLFDEFRTGTEGREVSTTMVFVRILSKLLRDPKLGKLVVPIVPDEARTFGMESLFRQFGIYSHIGQVYEPVDRENLLYYREATDGQIIEEGITEAGSMSSFIAAGTSYASHGVPVIPFYIYYSMFGLQRIGDLAWAAGDMQTRGFLLGGTAGRTTLAGEGLQHQDGNSHLLAYPIPNLVAYDPAFAYELAVIIREGLRRMYEKQESIFYYITLMNENYAQPPMPEGVADGILRGIYGFKSAGSANGKQKVHLLGSGTILNEAVKAQEMLAEKYGVHADVWSVTSYKELHRDALAGARWNLLHPEETPRVPYVTQVFGEGEHVFVAASDYVKALPESIAAHLPGPLHTLGTDGFGRSDGRAELRAFFEVDARHIALAALYQLMRAGEVNATMIAGAIRDMQIDPARVAPILT